In Desulfuribacillus stibiiarsenatis, one genomic interval encodes:
- a CDS encoding P-II family nitrogen regulator, with protein sequence MKKIEAIIRPEQFPELHKELHAAGIKGLTVSEVAGYGLQKGKTGVYRGNFYDVSLLPKIKVELVVGNDTYEDIVKLIQKNCSTGKVGDGKIFIYSLDNVVRIRTGDEGETAI encoded by the coding sequence ATGAAAAAAATTGAAGCGATTATTCGACCGGAACAATTTCCTGAGTTGCATAAAGAACTTCATGCTGCAGGTATCAAAGGTTTAACAGTATCCGAAGTTGCAGGTTATGGTTTGCAAAAAGGCAAAACTGGAGTTTATCGTGGTAACTTTTATGACGTTTCTCTATTGCCAAAAATCAAAGTAGAACTAGTAGTAGGAAATGACACCTACGAAGATATCGTAAAACTAATTCAGAAAAATTGCTCGACTGGAAAAGTTGGCGATGGCAAAATCTTCATTTACTCGCTAGACAATGTAGTACGCATTCG